A region of Vicugna pacos chromosome 7, VicPac4, whole genome shotgun sequence DNA encodes the following proteins:
- the GPNMB gene encoding transmembrane glycoprotein NMB, whose product MQFLCCFLGFLLLAARLPLDVAKRFHDVLSNGRPSGYMREHNQLNGWSSDENDWNEKLYPVWKRGDSRWKNSWKGGRVQAVLTSDSPALVGSTLTFAVNLVFPRCQKEDANGNIVYEKDCRNDTDPSPDQYVYSWMAWTEDSAWGNSSSHSRHDVFPDGRPFPHPRKWNFVYVFHTLGQYFQKLGRCSVTVSINTANVSLGPQIMEVTVYRRHRWAYVPIAKVKDVYVVTDQIPIFVTMSQKNNRNSSDETFLRDLPIMFSVLIHDPSHFLNESSISYKWNFGDNTGLFVSTNDTLNHTYVLNGTFSLNLTVQAAVPGPCPAPSPRPPLTTPSLYSPVPAGNNPLEPREIPDEHCQIKRYGYFTATITIVEGILEVNIIQVTDVPMPKPQPENSLVDFVVACQGSIPTEVCTIISDPACQITQNTVCDPVDVALGDMCLLTVRRAFRGSGTYCLNLTLGDDASLALTSILVSIPGRDPAFFLRMANGTLVSVGCLAAVFVTVIALLVYKKHKEYKPIKNSTGISVKGKGLNVFLTRAKTVFFPGNQEKNPLLKNQPGIL is encoded by the exons ATGCAATTTCTCTGCTGTTTCCTGGGATTTCTGCTTCTGGCTGCAAGATTGCCCCTTGATGTCGCCAAAC GATTTCATGATGTGCTGAGCAATGGCAGACCTTCTGGTTATATGAGGGAGCACAACCAATTAAATGGCTGGTCTTCAGATGAAAATGACTGGAATGAAAAACTCTATCCAGTATGGAAGAGGGGAGACTCTAGGTGGAAAAACTCTTGGAAAG GAGGCCGTGTGCAGGCAGTTCTGACCAGTGACTCACCAGCACTGGTGGGCTCGACTCTCACGTTTGCAGTGAACCTTGTGTTCCCCAGATGCCAGAAGGAAGATGCCAATGGCAACATAGTCTATGAGAAGGACTGCAGAAATG ATACTGATCCGTCTCCTGACCAGTATGTTTACAGCTGGATGGCGTGGACAGAGGACAGTGCCTGGGGAAACAGCTCCAGCCACAGCCGTCACGACGTGTTTCCTGACGGGAGGCCTTTCCCTCATCCCCGGAAGTGGAATTTCGTCTACGTGTTCCACACACTTG GTCAATATTTCCAGAAATTGGGACGGTGTTCAGTGACAGTTTCTATAAACACAGCCAATGTGAGTCTTGGCCCTCAAATCATGGAAGTAACTGTCTACAGAAGACACCGCTGGGCATATGTTCCCATCGCCAAAGTGAAAGATGTGTACGTGGTAACTG ATCAGATTCCTATATTTGTGACTATGTCCCAGAAGAACAATCGGAATTCATCTGATGAAACCTTCCTCAGGGACCTCCCCATTATGTTCAGTGTCCTAATTCACGATCCCAGCCACTTCCTCAATGAGTCTTCCATTTCCTACAAGTGGAACTTCGGGGATAACACTGGTCTGTTTGTGTCCACCAATGACACTTTGAACCACACATATGTGCTCAATGGTACCTTCAGCCTCAACCTCACCGTGCAAGCAGCCGTGCCTGGACCTTGTCCTGCACCTTCGCCCAGACCTCCACTAACCACCCCTTCTTTGT ACTCTCCAGTGCCTGCTGGTAACAACCCCCTGGAGCCGAGGGAGATTCCTGATGAACATTGCCAGATTAAGAGATACGGCTACTTTACAGCCACCATCACGATTGTTG AGGGAATTCTGGAGGTGAACATCATCCAGGTGACAGATGTCCCGATGCCCAAGCCACAGCCTGAAAACTCCCTGGTGGACTTTGTCGTGGCCTGCCAAGGGAG CATCCCCACAGAGGTCTGTACCATAATCTCCGACCCCGCCTGCCAGATCACCCAGAACACAGTCTGTGACCCCGTGGATGTGGCCCTGGGTGACATGTGCTTGCTGACGGTGAGAAGGGCCTTCCGTGGGTCTGGGACATACTGTCTGAACCTCACTCTGGGTGATGATGCGAGTCTGGCCCTCACAAGCATCCTTGTCTCCATCCCTGGCAGAG ACCCAGCCTTCTTTTTAAGAATGGCAAACGGTACCCTGGTCTCCGTTGGCTGCTTGGCTGCTGTATTTGTCACTGTGATCGCCCTTTTGGTGTACAA AAAACACAAGGAATACAAACCAATAAAAAACAGCACTGGGATCTCAGTCAAAGGCAAAGGCCTGAATGTTTTCCTCACTCGTGCAAAGACCGTGTTCTTCCCCggaaaccaagaaaaaaatccACTGCTCAAGAACCAACCAGGAATTCTTTAA